The Syntrophaceae bacterium genomic sequence TCGGCAACGACCGGACGGACCAGCAGCTCCGGGAGGAGGTGTCGGAAGTCAAGGAAGCCCTCTTTACGCTCTTCGACATGCTGGGATTCCGCCATGGGAGCCGCGAACAGTCGCCCTACGGGCGCCTGTATCACCGGCTGCTGGCCAACGGGGTCTCCCGCACGCGGGCCCTCAGGATCGTCGACGGGGTCCGTCAGGAAGGCGGCGGCACGGAGGAAGACACCTACGAGGCTTCCGTCCGCCGCGCCCGGGAGGCGATTCTTCGGTCCTTGCCCGATGAGGCGGCGTCCGGAGAGGGTAAGCGTGTGAAGGCGCTCGTGGGGCCGACCGGCGTCGGCAAGACCACGACCCTGGCAAAACTGGCTGCCCGTTTTGCTTTGGACCAAAAACGGAAGGTCGGCCTGATCACGATGGACACCTACCGCATCGCCTCTGTGGACCAGCTTCAGACCTATGCGGACATCATGAAGCTCCCCCTGCTGGTCGCCGGGGACGGCGAAAGCTTCCGGGAATCCGTCCGGAACTTCGCGGACCGCGACATCATCCTTGTGGATACGCCGGGGAGAAATCCCGAAGACCGGGACTATCTGAACGACTTGAAACGGCAGTTCGACGGATCACCCGGTGTGGAAGTGAATCTGCTCCTGACGCCGGCGATGAATAGGGAGGGCCTTCAGGTAACGGCGGACCGTTTCCGTCTCCTCGATTATGACTCGCTCATCCTGACCAAGCTCGATGAATGTCAGCGCTTCGGCGTGGTGTTCGACATCCTGGAGCAGGCGGGACGGCCCGTCCGGTATGTGACCTGCGGACAGAACGTACCGCAGGATATCAAGGAAGTCACCCCGGGATCCCTGGCATCGCTGATCCTGGGACATTCGATCCATTGACGGGGGAACGCTTGGACCAGGCGGCAACACTCAGGCAGGCTATGGAACGGGAACGGGAACGAGGCGGAGCGAAGATCCCCGGCAGGAACGGATCCCACGGGGACGGCGCGGATGCGGACGTACGGGACAAACCCGTCCGCGTTCTCGCTTTCACGAGCGGCAAGGGGGGCGTCGGAAAGACCAACATCGCCGCCAATATCGCCTACATCCTTTCCCAGCGGAACCGGAAGACCATCGTCCTGGACGCGGACATGGGACTCGCCAACATCGATCTGCTTCTGGGCCTGACGCCCAGGTACAACCTGTACCATGTCCTGAAGGGGGAAAAGAGCCTGGCGGAGACGCTGGTGACGGGACCCGGCGGGATGCAGGTCCTCCCCTCCTCTTCCGGCATTGCGGAGATGACGGAACTGTCGCGGGGACAGAAGCTGACCCTTCTGGACGCGGTCAATTCGCTGAAGAACAAGCCCGAATTCCTGCTGATCGACACGGCGGCGGGCATTTCGGGAAACGTCACGTATTTCAACTCCTCCGCTCATGAAATCATCGTCGTCACCTCTGCCGAGCCGACGGCCCTCACCGACGCCTACGCCCTGATGAAGGTGCTCTACCAGGGATACGACCGGAAAAAGTTCCGTCTTGTCGTCAACATGGTCAACCATCCGGCGGAGGCCCGGGAGGCCTATGAGCGGCTTCGGCATGCAACGGACCATTTCCTGACTGTTGCGCTCGACTACCTGGGATACATCCTTCACGACCCGAGGCTTCCGGAGGCCGTGAAAAAACAGAAAGCCCTGGCGGAACTGTACCCTTCGTCACCGGCCACTCGCTGCCTGCAGGACATCGCATCGAGGCTGTGCGGGGAGTCGCCCGGCGGAACGGAGGGGGGAAGCATTCGTTTTTTCAGCAGCAGAACCATTCGATCCAGCCGTGAATAGAACCGGGAAAGACGAAAAAATTCTGCAATATGCGCCCCTGGTGAAACAGGTCGTGAACCGGATGACCGCCCGCTTGATGCTGGCGCCGGCGGATCGGGACGCCCTGGTGCAGGCGGGTGTCATCGGCCTCATGGCCGCGCTGGAGAAGTTCGACGAGACAAAAAACGTCCGGTTCGAGACCTACGCAAAGATCCGGATCCGGGGAGCCGTACTGGACGAGATGCGGGCCGCCGACCGCGTTCCCCGGTCCGTGCGCAGCAAGGACACGAAGATCGAGAAGGCCTTTTCCGTTCTCCAGAAGCGGCTCGGCAGGCCTCCCGTCGAGGAGGAGATGGCCGATCACCTGGGAATTCCGCTGGAGGAGTATTTCGATCTCCTTGACGAGGCGAAACTGATCAAGGTGATCAGCACCGAGGATCTGCCCCCCGATTTTCTCGAGCGATACGGATGCGGGAGACTGCAGGAGGAAATCGACCATGGAGACCCTCTCTCGCTCCTGGAAAGCGAGGAACTGAAACGCGGGATCAAGAAGGCCATCGATCAGCTCCCCGAAAAGGAACGGATGGTCCTGGCCCTCTATTATTACGAGGAACTGAACCTGAAAGAGATCGGGCGGGTTCTGAACCTGACGGAGTCGCGGATCTGCCAGATCCACACCCAGGCGGTGCTCCGGCTGCGGGGCCTTATGGATGGGGTGCGCTGAAATGAGTGCGCAGGGAACGGCCATGACCGAGACTCCGGACCGGATTATGACCTTCCTGGTGGTGGACGACCAGCGGGAAGTCCGGAAAAGCATCCGGAAAATGCTTGGCTCTCTCGGTTACACCAGCGTTCTGGAAGAAAAGGACGGCCTCGATGCGTGGCAGCGGCTCCAGACCGATCCCGTGGACGTGGCGATCGTGGACCTGTTCATGCCGGGGCTCAGCGGAATCGACCTTCTTCGCCGTGTCCGGAAGGACGAGCGGCTCCGCGGCCTGCCTTTCATCATGGTAACGGGAGAACTGGCGGAAGAAATCGTGGCGGAGGCCGCGGAGACGGATGTGGACGCCTACATCATCAAGCCGTTTGCGGCCCAGACGCTGGAGGAAAAGATCAACGCCGTGCTGGAGCGGCGGTCGAACCCGTCCCCGCTGGAGGGCCGTCTCCAGCTTGCCCGGGTGTTCCTCGAAGAAGGGGAATACAACCGGGCCCTGGGGGAGCTGAAGGCGGCCATGACGCTGCAGCCGGAAAACCCCCGCGTCTATCAGCACCTGGGGGAGTTGTACGTGTGCCGGGGCATGCTGGAGGACGCGGAGAAGGCCTTTCAGAGAGCGATCCATTATGGGCCGAGGTTCACCCGCGCCTATGACAGCCTGGCCGACGTGTATGCCCGCAGGGGGGACCGGGAGCGC encodes the following:
- a CDS encoding MinD/ParA family protein, whose amino-acid sequence is MERERERGGAKIPGRNGSHGDGADADVRDKPVRVLAFTSGKGGVGKTNIAANIAYILSQRNRKTIVLDADMGLANIDLLLGLTPRYNLYHVLKGEKSLAETLVTGPGGMQVLPSSSGIAEMTELSRGQKLTLLDAVNSLKNKPEFLLIDTAAGISGNVTYFNSSAHEIIVVTSAEPTALTDAYALMKVLYQGYDRKKFRLVVNMVNHPAEAREAYERLRHATDHFLTVALDYLGYILHDPRLPEAVKKQKALAELYPSSPATRCLQDIASRLCGESPGGTEGGSIRFFSSRTIRSSRE
- a CDS encoding tetratricopeptide repeat protein — translated: MSAQGTAMTETPDRIMTFLVVDDQREVRKSIRKMLGSLGYTSVLEEKDGLDAWQRLQTDPVDVAIVDLFMPGLSGIDLLRRVRKDERLRGLPFIMVTGELAEEIVAEAAETDVDAYIIKPFAAQTLEEKINAVLERRSNPSPLEGRLQLARVFLEEGEYNRALGELKAAMTLQPENPRVYQHLGELYVCRGMLEDAEKAFQRAIHYGPRFTRAYDSLADVYARRGDRERVVAAMRKAAAISPKNAGRQMNLGKALLENDAVEEARKAFEQAVREAPGDPSVRREIGEALLAGNLNLEAEEVFRVLLRENPEDLHLYNRLGIACRRLGRFRDAIDLYRRAILLDPEDDHLHFNLARVLMEDGREEESRVHVLKALELYPDFQEAKALLDRLDRGSGKTLPGRKQNSADVPADERKGLSIG
- the flhF gene encoding flagellar biosynthesis protein FlhF, whose protein sequence is MKRYEVSSLQEAMRRVKKDLGPEAIILSTKTLRDSSPPLLEVVAALDRKQEDALPSSTRLQHPPPSVAPPGGDGMPDWARSITGELRELKGMLGNDRTDQQLREEVSEVKEALFTLFDMLGFRHGSREQSPYGRLYHRLLANGVSRTRALRIVDGVRQEGGGTEEDTYEASVRRAREAILRSLPDEAASGEGKRVKALVGPTGVGKTTTLAKLAARFALDQKRKVGLITMDTYRIASVDQLQTYADIMKLPLLVAGDGESFRESVRNFADRDIILVDTPGRNPEDRDYLNDLKRQFDGSPGVEVNLLLTPAMNREGLQVTADRFRLLDYDSLILTKLDECQRFGVVFDILEQAGRPVRYVTCGQNVPQDIKEVTPGSLASLILGHSIH
- a CDS encoding FliA/WhiG family RNA polymerase sigma factor — encoded protein: MNRTGKDEKILQYAPLVKQVVNRMTARLMLAPADRDALVQAGVIGLMAALEKFDETKNVRFETYAKIRIRGAVLDEMRAADRVPRSVRSKDTKIEKAFSVLQKRLGRPPVEEEMADHLGIPLEEYFDLLDEAKLIKVISTEDLPPDFLERYGCGRLQEEIDHGDPLSLLESEELKRGIKKAIDQLPEKERMVLALYYYEELNLKEIGRVLNLTESRICQIHTQAVLRLRGLMDGVR